One window from the genome of Catenulispora sp. MAP5-51 encodes:
- the lysA gene encoding diaminopimelate decarboxylase: protein MKNRLRVPSTTTPWPLTTTKTPSSPTATDEGDLAVGGVRLAEIAATYGTPAYVLDEADVRARARAYRAALPEAEIAYAGKAFLCRAMIGWIQAEGLSLDVCSGGELALARHVGFPAERIVLHGNAKTPRDVQDALAYGVGRVVVDSTYEITQLAVAAHPGRPQKVLIRVTPGVDAHTHNAVATGVEDQKFGFSLATGAAADAVRQVLHWQLTERPALELAGLHCHLGSQITSVDVFAEAARRLIALMAWIRDEYGVTLPELDLGGGHAVGYREGEADFDLEQYARTIRAVITKACLQHRLPVPKLTVEPGRAIVARAGVTLYRVLTMKRIPGVRTFVAVDGGMSDNPRPALYGSAYTARLIGRACAAETEPMTVVGRHCEAGDVIARDLPLPSDLRPGDLLAVPCTGAYQHSMASTYNQVCRPPVIAVRDGVARVLIRRETLEDLQARDVSL, encoded by the coding sequence ATGAAGAACCGACTGCGGGTGCCCAGCACGACGACGCCGTGGCCGCTGACCACGACGAAGACCCCTTCTTCACCCACTGCCACCGATGAGGGCGATCTGGCGGTCGGCGGCGTCCGCCTGGCGGAGATCGCGGCGACGTACGGCACTCCTGCTTACGTCCTCGACGAGGCCGACGTCCGGGCCAGGGCCCGCGCCTATCGTGCCGCTCTGCCCGAAGCTGAGATCGCCTATGCCGGCAAGGCATTCCTCTGCCGGGCGATGATCGGCTGGATCCAGGCCGAGGGGCTGTCGCTGGACGTCTGCTCCGGCGGCGAGCTCGCGCTGGCCCGGCACGTCGGGTTCCCCGCGGAGCGGATCGTGTTGCACGGCAACGCCAAGACGCCGCGCGACGTGCAGGACGCGCTCGCCTACGGCGTGGGGCGCGTCGTCGTGGACTCCACCTACGAGATCACGCAACTCGCGGTGGCCGCGCATCCGGGGCGCCCGCAGAAGGTACTGATCCGGGTCACGCCCGGAGTGGATGCCCATACTCACAATGCAGTCGCCACCGGGGTCGAGGACCAGAAGTTCGGCTTCTCACTGGCCACCGGTGCAGCCGCCGACGCGGTCCGCCAAGTCCTGCACTGGCAGCTCACGGAACGCCCGGCGCTCGAACTGGCCGGTCTGCACTGCCACCTCGGCAGCCAGATCACCTCCGTGGACGTCTTCGCCGAGGCCGCGCGGCGTCTGATCGCGCTGATGGCGTGGATCCGCGACGAGTACGGCGTCACGCTGCCCGAACTCGACCTCGGCGGCGGCCACGCGGTCGGCTACCGCGAGGGCGAGGCGGACTTCGACCTGGAGCAGTACGCGCGCACCATTCGCGCCGTGATCACGAAAGCCTGCCTCCAGCACCGGCTGCCGGTGCCGAAGCTGACCGTCGAACCCGGCCGCGCGATCGTGGCCCGCGCCGGCGTGACGCTCTACAGGGTCCTGACCATGAAGCGCATCCCCGGCGTCCGGACCTTCGTGGCCGTCGACGGCGGCATGAGCGACAACCCGCGTCCCGCACTCTACGGCTCGGCCTACACCGCACGCCTCATCGGCCGCGCCTGCGCCGCCGAAACCGAGCCGATGACCGTGGTCGGACGCCACTGCGAGGCCGGCGACGTCATCGCACGCGACCTGCCGCTGCCGTCCGACCTGCGGCCCGGCGACCTGCTCGCGGTGCCGTGCACCGGGGCGTACCAGCACTCGATGGCCTCGACGTACAACCAGGTCTGCCGGCCTCCGGTGATCGCGGTGCGCGACGGCGTCGCCAGGGTGCTGATACGGCGCGAGACGCTGGAGGATCTGCAGGCGCGCGATGTGAGTCTGTGA
- a CDS encoding SAV_915 family protein, giving the protein MDTTVLVPVRVGRCGAIAVRTGRLPDGQRVGLAFSNPAALAEVFGSDQGWISLNPRMARTMLAEAGAQEMRIDAVLFAPEPEPIQVAVAPKPLVALQTIVPARRRAGTRIRLAARHAH; this is encoded by the coding sequence ATGGACACCACCGTTCTGGTTCCCGTCCGAGTCGGGCGTTGTGGGGCGATCGCGGTGCGGACCGGGCGTCTGCCCGACGGACAGCGGGTCGGACTCGCGTTCAGTAATCCGGCGGCTCTGGCCGAGGTGTTCGGTTCCGACCAGGGCTGGATTTCGTTGAACCCGCGGATGGCGCGGACGATGCTGGCCGAGGCCGGTGCCCAGGAGATGCGGATCGACGCGGTCCTGTTCGCTCCGGAGCCGGAGCCGATCCAGGTCGCCGTCGCCCCGAAGCCGCTGGTCGCGCTGCAGACGATCGTCCCCGCGCGCCGGCGTGCCGGCACCCGCATCCGGCTGGCGGCCCGCCATGCCCACTGA
- a CDS encoding DUF4118 domain-containing protein has translation MSTRGKLRVYLGAAPGVGKTYHMLDEAQRRAERGGDVVVGFVETHDRPHTEAMLDGLEIVPRRRMEYRGSEFEEMDVEAILERQPSVVMIDELAHTNIPGSRNAKRWQDVEDLLAAGIDVIASVNVQHLESLNDVVQKITGVPQRETVPDEVVRSADQIELIDMAPEALRRRMAHGNIYKPEKIDAALSNYFRPGNLGALRELALLWVAGRVDEALQHYRDQHGIDKVWETRERVVVALTGGPEGATLIRRGARIAQRLGAKGSDLLAVHVARSDGLTGASPALLAEQRDLVESLGGTFHSVVGDDIPNALLQFARAENATQLVVGVSRRGRLERFLGGYGIGETVVQQSGDIDVHMVTHERSAADQSRLAWIKRVARQPETGPRWWGPVAGLIVPIVLTMILASLRSELNLTNQVLIFLAGVVAVARLGGLLSAFFASLTASLLLNYYFIRPIYRLTINDPQNIVALVVFALVALIVASVVDFASRQERRAGKASAEAETLSELARSVLRGDEAIGALLGRFRETFGMESVALLERVDPSIPVLPDETDDPDAWRIVAATSGTGTMPCRAPGEGDVVVQAGPDAMLVLRGRALPAADQHVLTAFAAQAAVALERSRLARQAAEAVPLAAADKMRTALLAAVSHDLRTPLAAAKLSVASLRDTTVQWSEQDRAELLAGAEESLDRLSRLVENLLDMSRLQAGALNLRLEDVAVEDVAMMALDSLGIEDRSKVQFGQLSGVPDVLADPVLLERAVANLIANALKYGSLIRPVLLTASELGGRVELRVTDRGPGIRPEDWERVFTPFQRLGDRDNTTGVGLGLALSRGLVEAMGGTLTPEETPGGGMTMVVSLPAAGMAGDEDDSGGAENTTADTAAGIAAEEPAR, from the coding sequence ATGAGCACTCGCGGAAAGCTGCGCGTCTACCTGGGCGCCGCGCCCGGTGTCGGCAAGACGTACCACATGCTCGACGAGGCCCAGCGGCGCGCCGAGCGGGGCGGCGACGTGGTCGTGGGCTTCGTGGAGACGCACGACCGGCCGCACACCGAGGCCATGCTGGACGGCCTGGAGATCGTGCCGCGCCGCCGAATGGAGTACCGGGGCTCGGAGTTCGAGGAGATGGACGTCGAGGCCATCCTGGAGCGGCAGCCGTCGGTGGTGATGATCGACGAGCTCGCGCACACCAACATCCCGGGCTCGCGCAACGCCAAGCGCTGGCAGGACGTCGAGGACCTGCTGGCCGCCGGGATCGACGTCATAGCCTCGGTCAACGTCCAGCACCTGGAGTCGCTGAACGACGTCGTCCAGAAGATCACCGGGGTCCCGCAGCGGGAGACGGTACCGGACGAGGTGGTGCGCTCGGCGGACCAGATCGAGCTGATCGACATGGCGCCGGAGGCCCTGCGCCGCCGGATGGCGCACGGCAACATCTACAAGCCGGAGAAGATCGACGCCGCGCTGTCGAACTACTTCCGGCCCGGCAACCTCGGCGCGCTGCGCGAGCTGGCCCTGCTGTGGGTCGCCGGCCGGGTGGACGAGGCGCTGCAGCACTACCGCGACCAGCACGGCATCGACAAGGTCTGGGAGACCCGGGAGCGGGTCGTGGTCGCGCTGACCGGCGGCCCGGAGGGCGCCACGCTGATCCGCCGCGGCGCGCGCATCGCGCAGCGGCTCGGCGCCAAGGGCTCGGACCTGCTGGCCGTGCACGTGGCCCGCTCCGACGGACTGACCGGCGCCTCGCCGGCGCTGCTGGCCGAGCAGCGGGACCTGGTGGAGTCCCTGGGCGGCACCTTCCACTCGGTGGTCGGCGATGACATCCCCAACGCGCTGTTGCAGTTCGCGCGCGCCGAGAACGCCACGCAGCTGGTGGTCGGGGTGTCGCGGCGGGGCCGGCTGGAGCGGTTCCTGGGCGGCTACGGGATCGGCGAGACCGTGGTGCAGCAGTCCGGCGACATCGACGTGCACATGGTCACCCACGAGCGCTCGGCGGCCGACCAGAGCCGGCTGGCCTGGATCAAGCGGGTGGCCAGGCAGCCGGAGACGGGGCCGCGCTGGTGGGGGCCGGTGGCCGGGCTGATCGTGCCGATCGTGCTCACCATGATCCTGGCGAGCCTGCGCTCGGAGCTGAACCTGACCAACCAGGTGCTGATCTTCCTGGCCGGGGTGGTCGCGGTGGCGCGCCTGGGCGGCCTGCTCTCGGCGTTCTTCGCCTCCCTGACCGCCTCGCTGCTGCTGAATTACTACTTCATCCGGCCGATATACCGGCTGACCATCAACGACCCGCAGAACATCGTCGCGCTGGTGGTGTTCGCGCTGGTGGCGCTGATCGTGGCCTCGGTCGTGGACTTCGCCTCGCGGCAGGAGCGGCGGGCCGGGAAGGCCTCGGCGGAGGCCGAGACGCTCTCGGAGCTGGCGCGCTCGGTGCTGCGGGGCGACGAGGCCATCGGGGCGCTGCTGGGCCGGTTCCGGGAGACGTTCGGCATGGAGTCGGTGGCGCTGCTGGAGCGGGTCGACCCCAGCATCCCGGTGCTGCCGGACGAGACGGACGACCCGGACGCGTGGCGGATCGTGGCGGCGACCTCCGGCACCGGCACGATGCCGTGCCGCGCGCCCGGCGAGGGCGACGTGGTGGTGCAGGCCGGCCCGGACGCGATGCTGGTGCTGCGCGGGCGCGCGCTGCCGGCCGCCGACCAGCACGTGCTCACCGCGTTCGCGGCGCAGGCGGCGGTGGCGCTGGAGCGCTCGCGGCTGGCCCGGCAGGCGGCCGAGGCGGTGCCGCTGGCGGCCGCGGACAAGATGCGCACGGCGCTGCTGGCCGCGGTCTCGCACGACCTGCGCACGCCGCTGGCCGCCGCGAAGCTGTCGGTGGCCTCGCTGCGCGACACCACGGTGCAGTGGTCCGAGCAGGACCGGGCCGAGCTGCTGGCCGGCGCCGAGGAGTCGCTGGACCGGCTCTCGCGCCTGGTGGAGAACCTGCTGGACATGAGCCGGCTGCAGGCCGGGGCGCTGAACCTGCGGCTGGAGGACGTGGCCGTGGAGGACGTGGCCATGATGGCGCTGGACAGCCTGGGCATCGAGGACCGGTCCAAGGTGCAGTTCGGGCAGCTGTCCGGGGTGCCGGACGTGCTGGCCGACCCGGTGCTGCTGGAGCGGGCCGTGGCGAACCTGATCGCCAACGCCCTGAAGTACGGCTCGCTGATCCGGCCGGTCCTGCTCACCGCTTCGGAGCTGGGGGGAAGGGTGGAGCTGCGGGTGACCGACCGCGGGCCGGGGATCCGGCCGGAGGACTGGGAGCGGGTCTTCACGCCGTTCCAGCGCCTCGGGGACCGGGACAACACCACCGGCGTGGGCCTGGGACTGGCGCTGTCCCGGGGGCTGGTGGAGGCCATGGGCGGCACGCTCACGCCCGAGGAGACGCCCGGCGGCGGGATGACGATGGTGGTTTCGCTGCCCGCGGCGGGTATGGCCGGGGACGAGGATGACTCCGGCGGCGCCGAGAACACCACCGCGGACACCGCCGCCGGCATCGCTGCTGAGGAGCCCGCCCGATGA